TCGCGGCGCTCCGGCTCCGACGCTAATCCACGCTAATGTGTAGGAATGGGCTGAGCCGGTTTTCGATTAGCGCCGATTAGCGGGAATTAGCGGTTTCATAGCGTTTCCGAAGAATCCCGCAAGCGTTTGGCCTTTTGCTTCTCAGGAGCTTTTTAGTTAGCAGCGGCCAGGAAAGTTAGTGAAAGTCTGCTTTACACAATCGATAATATGGACAAATTAAAATGTATGAGTTCTCCGCCAACTCGGCATGGCCCTGGTCCCAGGGGGCCTGCTTCCAAATTCATCCGCCCTTCGCCTGGTAAACTGTCAACTCAGTTTCGTCACCTGCGTCGGGAAGCAACTCCCTCTCCTCCTTTGGATGAGAGGTCCTCTGTATCGAAACTTCTGTGTCGCAGTAATAGTTATTCACGTCGCGATTTTCTGCGTCGAACGGCCACCGCCCTGGGTGCGGCAGTCGCCATCCCCACTTTTATCCCGGCCTCTGTGCTTGGCCGAAACGGGGCGTATCCGCCAAGTGAACGAATCACGATGGGCTTTATTGGCGTGGGGACGCAGGGGAGCGGCCATTTGCTGGGTGGCGCCTGGACGTATGTGGCGGGCGGCTACGCGGGACGCAAAGAAGTCCAGGTGCTGGCTGTCTGCGATGTGTGGCGCGACCGCCGCGAGCGCGCCCGCAACAGGGTCAATGACCATTATGCCCAGGTTTATGGGCAGGGCAGTTTTACACCATGCCAGGCCTATACTGATTTTCGACAGGTGCTGGACCGGCCAGACATTGATGCCGTGTTGATTGCCACGCCCGCTCACTGGCACGCCACGATGGCGGCCATGGCGGCAACCGCAGGCAAAGACATTTATTGCGAGAAACCGACCGCCGTGACGATACAAGAAGCCCAGGCCCTTTTAGGGGTGGTCCGGCGTTATGGCCGCGTGTATCAAGCAGGCACGCAGCAGCGCAGCGAATACGGGGGCAAATTCCGCAGGGCTTGCGAATTCGTGCGCAGCGGGCGCATCGGGCGGCTCAAGGCAATTTACGCCTACCGAGACGGCGGGGCCATCTTTTGGCCCAAGCGCTTCGGCCCGGGCAAGCCCATTCCAGAGGGCCTGGATTGGGACCTTTATCTGGGGCCGGCCCCTTGGATTCCCTATGACGGCAACACCGGCCCGCACCGGTTTGACATCGGCGAACTCAATTGGGGGCAGCATCACTACGACATCGTGCAATGGGCTGCAGGCGCCGACCATACTGGCCCCGTCGAGTTGTTTATGGAGGATGACCGCTCCTGCTACCGCTATGCCAGCGGAGTGGTGGTTTATGGCAAACCATTCCCCGATGAACCCGTGGGCGCCGATGGCGGCATCTGTTGCGTGGGAACCAATGGACGCATCGCCGTGGACCGCGATGCGCTGGTGTCGGACCCGGAGGGTGTTGTGCGCGAACCGCTCCGGCCCGATGAGGTGCACCTCTACCGCAGTGAAAGTCATTCAGGTAATTTTCTGGAATGCATTCGGACTCGCAAAAAGCCGATTTGCGACATCGACATTGCGGAACGCTCGGTCAGCGCTGTGTTGCTCGGGGGCATCACCAAACAATTGAAACGCACCCTCCAGTGGGACCCGCAAATCGAGCGGTTCACCAATGATGACGAGGCCGACCGATTGCTGTCGATTGCCAAACGCCCCCCATGGCGGGTTTAGTTCTGTATGAGCAACTCACCTATGCCGTTCCGTTCTTCCGCCAGTAAACCCCGCACGAAGAGACTATGCGCCGCGGCTCTTGTTGTGGCCCTGTCCGCCGTGTGTGTTTTTCCCGTTTTATCAGCCCCCTCCAGCGACGAAGAGCTAAGCCTCATCCAGACATTGCAATCAAATGCTTCGCTGCAGGAGAAGGATGCCGCTTGCGCCCGGCTCAAATTCATCGGAACGGCCCTGTCCGTGCCTGCTCTAGCAGCCCTCCTGACGGACAACCAACTCTCGCATTCGGCGCGCTACGCCCTTGAATCGATGCAGTTCGAAGAAGCCGGCCAGGCCTTGCGCGATGCGTTGCCCAAAACGACCGGGCCGATCCGCATTGGCATTATCAATTCACTTGGTGTTCGGGCCGAGGGCTGGGCCGTGCCGGTGTTGGCCGGGCAATTGGCCGACCCCGACCCGGCGGTGGGATGCGCAGCGGCTGCGGCCCTGGGGCGCATTGGAAATCCCGAGGCCCTGTGGGCACTCGAGAACCTGGCGAACAACTCCTCGGGCGCATTGCATGGGGCCGCCGTCGATGCGCTCCTGCATTGCGCGGATCGGCTCCTTGCGTTAGGCCAGAATTCGAGGGCTTTGCGGATTTTCAGCAGGGTTTATGACCATGAACTTTCCGATACGATACGCGTTGCCGCTTACGGCGGAATGATCCGCTCCTCAGGCAGCCGTGGATTGAAGCTCATGATTTGGGGCATTAAGGGCAGGCGAGGTCCCGAACAAGCTGCCGCACTACAATTGGTGCGCGAGATACAGGTTGGCAGCGCAACCCTATCGCTGGCAAACCTCCTGCCCCGGCTCGATACATCCGTGCAAATTGCCCTCATTGATGGCCTGAGTCAGCGGGGCGACCCGGACGCAGCGCCGGCAATCGCCGCCCTCACCGGCAGCGCAGCGCCGGATGTTCATCCGGCCATCATCGAAGCCCTCGATGTCCTGGGCAGCGCCTCTCAAGTGATGCTTCTTTCCGAATTCGCAGCCTCGGGAACACCCGAAGAGCAAAAGGCCGCCCGCCAGGCCCTGCTGGACCTCAGGCGAGGGCCAGTGAAGGATGCTTTAATTGGCCAACTGGCAACCGCCAACCCCGGTGTACAAGCCGAACTAGCCAGGGCTTTGGGCGGACGCGGCGATCGCACTGCCATACCGCAGCTAACCTATTTGGCCGTGAAAGGACCTGATTCGGTCCGCAAATCAGCTTTGCGCGCTTTGGGCGAACTGGTTGATGAGGAGCAAACACCGATGCTGGTGGCCTTTGCGCTGAACGCAACTAACGCCATCGCGCGGCAGGAAGCTGCCGAGGCAATCAATGCCGCCTACCAGCACATTGCATCCCAGCACGGCCAGGTTAATGCCCACGCCCTGCTGCAAGGAGTCCAGTTCGGCTCGAAGGAAGCCCGAATCGCTCTGATGCCGGTGTGCAGCGGTCTGGCCAGCCCCAATGTGCGCTTGGCTTTGCGCACCGCCATGCAGGACCCCGAACCCCAGGTTCGCGCCGCGGCCACCCGGGCTCTCTGTGACACCGTGGACCCCGAGTTGTTGGATGATCTCGTGACCGTCGCCACAACTACTCGAGAGCAGAATTTCCGAACGTTGGCCATCGGCGGTGCTGTGCGGTTGACGGAGGACCAGCGTGGGGCCATTTCGGTTGGCCGGCGCGTGGTGGTGTTAAAGACGCTGATGGCCGCAGCCGGACAACCGGAACA
This region of Verrucomicrobiia bacterium genomic DNA includes:
- a CDS encoding Gfo/Idh/MocA family oxidoreductase, yielding MGFIGVGTQGSGHLLGGAWTYVAGGYAGRKEVQVLAVCDVWRDRRERARNRVNDHYAQVYGQGSFTPCQAYTDFRQVLDRPDIDAVLIATPAHWHATMAAMAATAGKDIYCEKPTAVTIQEAQALLGVVRRYGRVYQAGTQQRSEYGGKFRRACEFVRSGRIGRLKAIYAYRDGGAIFWPKRFGPGKPIPEGLDWDLYLGPAPWIPYDGNTGPHRFDIGELNWGQHHYDIVQWAAGADHTGPVELFMEDDRSCYRYASGVVVYGKPFPDEPVGADGGICCVGTNGRIAVDRDALVSDPEGVVREPLRPDEVHLYRSESHSGNFLECIRTRKKPICDIDIAERSVSAVLLGGITKQLKRTLQWDPQIERFTNDDEADRLLSIAKRPPWRV
- a CDS encoding HEAT repeat domain-containing protein, with translation MQSNASLQEKDAACARLKFIGTALSVPALAALLTDNQLSHSARYALESMQFEEAGQALRDALPKTTGPIRIGIINSLGVRAEGWAVPVLAGQLADPDPAVGCAAAAALGRIGNPEALWALENLANNSSGALHGAAVDALLHCADRLLALGQNSRALRIFSRVYDHELSDTIRVAAYGGMIRSSGSRGLKLMIWGIKGRRGPEQAAALQLVREIQVGSATLSLANLLPRLDTSVQIALIDGLSQRGDPDAAPAIAALTGSAAPDVHPAIIEALDVLGSASQVMLLSEFAASGTPEEQKAARQALLDLRRGPVKDALIGQLATANPGVQAELARALGGRGDRTAIPQLTYLAVKGPDSVRKSALRALGELVDEEQTPMLVAFALNATNAIARQEAAEAINAAYQHIASQHGQVNAHALLQGVQFGSKEARIALMPVCSGLASPNVRLALRTAMQDPEPQVRAAATRALCDTVDPELLDDLVTVATTTREQNFRTLAIGGAVRLTEDQRGAISVGRRVVVLKTLMAAAGQPEQKRLVLAGLAQVPDSDALSTVEPLVDDPAVQNEASRAAIQIALALPSSDAQASEAVLNKAMASCKDDSTHQALEAAIKQIENNADFITDWLVAGPYRQAGKGFDALFDIVFPPETEDPKGVNWQPIPAGTDPKRPYILDFQKVLGKQEQCVGYARTWVHCEQQESAQLQLGSDDGIKVWVNDKQVYAHNVGRVLQPGSDQVAVALHPGWNMLLLKVTHNNQMWQFCGRLRKPDGSHLEGAETESAPKTVSSGAAK